AAGCCATGGCGGCAGCAGCATGAGGGTGTTTTCCAGAAAGGCAATGACCCTTTCCATGACCCGGGTAAAGGCAATGGTAAGGAATGAAAAATTGGTGACAAAAAAATTAATGGCTCCTTCAATGATCTGTCCCAAGGGAATTCTAGGCATTGTCCGTGCTCCTTCCTCTTTCTGCCAGGGCAGCCAGCAGGGATCCCCGAATAATGATTCCTTTCATTTTTCCATTTTCCAGTACGGGCAGGGGATAGGGGATATCGGCAAGGATGGGGATAAGGTCTGCTGCGGGGGTATCCGGTGCAACATGGAGAAAATCCTGCTGCATGATGGCAAATAAATTTTTTTCACCCCTGGCACTGGCTTCCGATGCCGCTTCGGCAGAGACAATGCCAATGACCTGATGGTTTTTATCGTGAACGAAAATCTGGGAAAAGCCTTCCTTCTGCATGAAGCGAAGGGCTGATTTGGGGCCGTGGGTAGTGGGAGAAACCATGGCTTTGGGTCGTATCATAACGGATTCAGCCGTCAGTACTTTGGTGATATCCACGTTTTCCACGAATCTTGCCACATAATCCGTTGCCGGGTTGGTCAGAATTTCTTCCCCGGTTCCGCTCTGAACTATAACCCCGTCCTTCATCAGTATGATTCTGTCCCCCAGTTTCAGAGCCTCATCCAGATCATGGCTGATGAAAACGATGGTTTTCTGCAATTTTTGCTGGAGACCGATCAGTTCGTCCTGCATATCGGAACGGATCAGCGGATCCAGAGCACTGAACGCTTCGTCCATAAGCAGAATGTCAGGGTCCAGGGCCAGAGCCCTTGCCAGCCCCACCCGCTGCTGCATGCCACCGGACAGGTTGTGGGGGTAATGGTTTTCCCATCCTTTCAGCCCCACCTGTTCCAGTGCGGTCATGGCTTTTTTTTGTCTGGATTCCGGGTCCATTCCCTGAATTTCAAGACCGTATTCGGCATTCTGACAGACGGTTCTGTGGGGGAAGAGGGCAAAGTTCTGAAATACCATCCCCAGCTTGCTGAGCCGTACTCTGCGCAGGGCATCCGGAGTCAGGGCGGTGATATCTTCATCATCAATGAAGATTTTTCCTGATGTGGGGTGGATGAGGCGGTTGATGCAGCGAACAAGGGTGGATTTACCACTTCCGGAAAGACCCATGATCACAACAATTTCACCCTCTGTTACCGTGAAACTGACATTGGAAACCCCAATGCCGCATTTCGTTTTTTTGAGTATGGTTGTCTTGTCTTCCCCCTGCTGCAGCAGGTGAAGTGCTTCCGGTATGCGTGCTCTGGGGCCGAAAACTTTGGTAAGGCCCTCCACACGAATTTTAGATTTCTGTTTGGATTCTGTCATAAATATCCTGTCTTTTCGGGAGCAATACGAGGCCTTTGGCAGGCATGGCCCATCCAAAACCCATGGGGCTCATTTGTTCTAAAGAAAGTACTCTATGCATATTATGTATCGTATGTCAAATTATTGGCGGATATTATTTTTTTCTATCATCCTGTTATTCTTTTTTATTTAATTGTTTATGCTAAAAAATCATGATGTAGAAAGTGTGAGGGTCGTGGTGGAATAGGGGTATTATGATTTGAACACTATGGATATTCGGGAGGGGTGAATGTGACCTTGCCGGTTTCATGAAAAGAGGGTGTGTCTGCAGCACAGCTTGCGGAAATCCCCTGAAATCTGTTAGCAAGTAGAAAGCAGAATGCATCATGTCTGCGGGGAAGCTGATGGATCCATATGTGACAGGAGAGAAACGTGTTCAGAGCAATTGTAAATAAGTGGATGCAGCGCTACTTTTCCGATGAAGAAGCCATTATTTTTACCTTTCTGATGGTGTTGTTTTTTGTCGTGATTATTTTTTTCAGTCGTATGCTGGCTCCTTTTCTGGTTTC
This genomic interval from Desulfobotulus pelophilus contains the following:
- a CDS encoding quaternary amine ABC transporter ATP-binding protein; translation: MTESKQKSKIRVEGLTKVFGPRARIPEALHLLQQGEDKTTILKKTKCGIGVSNVSFTVTEGEIVVIMGLSGSGKSTLVRCINRLIHPTSGKIFIDDEDITALTPDALRRVRLSKLGMVFQNFALFPHRTVCQNAEYGLEIQGMDPESRQKKAMTALEQVGLKGWENHYPHNLSGGMQQRVGLARALALDPDILLMDEAFSALDPLIRSDMQDELIGLQQKLQKTIVFISHDLDEALKLGDRIILMKDGVIVQSGTGEEILTNPATDYVARFVENVDITKVLTAESVMIRPKAMVSPTTHGPKSALRFMQKEGFSQIFVHDKNHQVIGIVSAEAASEASARGEKNLFAIMQQDFLHVAPDTPAADLIPILADIPYPLPVLENGKMKGIIIRGSLLAALAERGRSTDNA